The following proteins are co-located in the Desulfoscipio sp. XC116 genome:
- the hypF gene encoding carbamoyltransferase HypF — MAEELIGKKILVTGVVQGVGFRPFIFGLARSLGLNGTVQNSGNGVLILVEGPREPVDKFIHEICARPPVLASISQCQVGESPPQGFREFRIERTGGRVTGDSVVPPDAATCRQCRGEIFDPADRHYQYPFTNCTNCGPRFTILKKLPYDRPWTSMDKFDMCDKCAGEYADPGDRRFHAQPVACPECGPEVWLVDREGGKIEGDWLVNARRLLSEGRIIAVKSLGGFHLACNGLDPAPIRLLRLRKGRPAKPLAVMCRNIDVVREYCHVSPEEESLLESPAAPIVVLEKKNPFRLPDELAPALNGLGVMLPYTPLHLLLFADDLQVLVMTSGNLTGLPLAADNDRAMNELAGIADFFLLHNRDIVNRCDDSVVRHTCGGLQFFRRARGYVPEPIEMSSAVVGSEERDYVGAGGDMKNTFCLLKKNKAYVSQHIGSIDTVEGSEHYKESLHKFCELIGARPVRAGCDLHPGFKSSAIARSRFPAAIGVQHHHAHMASCMAENGLNGDVIGVILDGTGYGTDGNIWGFEILTGGYVDFTREFHLEYVPLPGGDQAVRNPWITASAYLISLLGQEGAAMAATLFPDKIKELGIVRKMISRKINSPFVSSCGRLFDAASAVLNICLENTYEGQAAIEIGELAPKKFCRLEPYRYQIEGHVIGLAPLLKAMVSDYCGHVPQTLIAKKIHDTIVSAILDCALRVRSQSGISRVVFSGGCWHNNYLLSAAIKIFKDNGFNVFVHNKVPPGDGGISLGQALVSYHRGGI, encoded by the coding sequence TTGGCTGAAGAACTGATCGGGAAAAAGATATTGGTAACCGGGGTGGTGCAGGGGGTGGGCTTTCGGCCGTTTATTTTCGGGCTGGCCCGATCCCTCGGCCTTAACGGAACAGTGCAAAACTCCGGTAATGGCGTGCTGATTTTGGTGGAAGGCCCCAGGGAGCCGGTGGATAAGTTTATCCATGAGATTTGTGCAAGGCCTCCGGTCCTGGCCAGTATTTCCCAATGCCAGGTAGGCGAATCGCCGCCGCAAGGTTTTCGGGAATTTCGCATCGAGCGCACCGGGGGCCGGGTTACGGGCGATTCCGTTGTGCCGCCTGATGCGGCTACCTGCCGTCAGTGCCGCGGCGAAATTTTCGACCCGGCGGACCGGCATTATCAATATCCCTTCACCAACTGTACCAACTGCGGCCCCAGGTTCACTATTTTAAAAAAGCTTCCCTACGACCGCCCCTGGACCTCCATGGATAAATTTGATATGTGTGATAAGTGTGCCGGAGAATATGCGGATCCCGGCGACAGGCGTTTCCATGCTCAGCCGGTGGCCTGTCCGGAGTGCGGTCCCGAGGTTTGGCTGGTGGACCGTGAGGGTGGAAAAATTGAGGGTGACTGGCTTGTCAATGCCCGCCGCCTCTTGTCCGAGGGGCGGATTATAGCGGTAAAAAGTCTGGGCGGCTTTCATTTGGCTTGCAACGGCCTGGACCCGGCGCCGATCCGCCTTTTGCGGCTGCGCAAGGGACGCCCGGCCAAACCGCTGGCGGTAATGTGCCGGAATATTGATGTTGTTCGCGAATACTGCCATGTCTCTCCCGAAGAGGAATCGCTGCTAGAATCCCCCGCGGCACCCATAGTTGTTTTGGAGAAAAAGAATCCTTTTCGGCTTCCCGATGAACTGGCTCCGGCTTTGAACGGTTTGGGGGTTATGCTGCCCTACACTCCGTTGCATTTGCTGCTGTTTGCAGATGATCTTCAGGTACTGGTGATGACCAGCGGTAATTTAACCGGCCTGCCTCTGGCGGCGGATAATGACCGGGCTATGAATGAATTAGCGGGCATCGCTGATTTCTTTCTGCTGCATAACCGGGACATAGTGAATCGCTGTGATGATTCGGTAGTGCGCCACACCTGCGGGGGGCTGCAGTTTTTCAGGCGGGCCAGGGGATATGTTCCCGAGCCGATTGAAATGAGCAGCGCTGTTGTCGGCTCGGAAGAACGGGATTATGTCGGCGCCGGCGGCGACATGAAAAATACCTTTTGCTTGTTGAAGAAAAACAAGGCGTATGTGAGCCAGCATATAGGCTCGATTGATACTGTGGAAGGCTCTGAACATTATAAAGAGAGCCTGCATAAATTTTGTGAGCTTATTGGGGCCAGGCCCGTTAGGGCCGGCTGCGACCTGCACCCCGGCTTTAAAAGTTCAGCCATAGCGCGCAGCCGCTTCCCGGCCGCCATAGGTGTTCAGCATCATCATGCGCATATGGCTTCGTGCATGGCCGAAAACGGGTTGAACGGGGATGTTATTGGTGTGATTCTGGATGGCACCGGTTACGGTACCGACGGCAACATCTGGGGGTTTGAAATCCTTACCGGCGGTTATGTTGATTTTACCAGGGAGTTTCATCTGGAATACGTACCACTGCCGGGTGGTGATCAAGCGGTGCGCAACCCCTGGATCACCGCTTCCGCTTATCTGATCAGCCTGCTGGGGCAGGAAGGCGCCGCTATGGCTGCAACGCTGTTCCCGGATAAAATAAAAGAACTGGGCATTGTGAGAAAGATGATCAGCCGTAAAATCAACTCACCGTTCGTTTCAAGCTGCGGCCGCTTGTTTGATGCCGCGTCGGCTGTTTTAAACATATGCCTGGAAAACACCTATGAGGGCCAGGCGGCCATAGAAATCGGAGAACTGGCGCCCAAGAAATTTTGCCGGCTTGAACCGTATCGGTATCAGATTGAGGGCCATGTAATTGGCCTAGCCCCTCTGCTTAAAGCTATGGTAAGCGATTATTGCGGGCATGTCCCCCAAACATTAATCGCAAAAAAAATTCACGACACTATAGTGTCGGCGATTTTAGATTGTGCGCTAAGGGTAAGGTCCCAAAGCGGCATCAGCCGGGTGGTGTTTAGCGGGGGCTGCTGGCACAACAATTATCTGCTGTCCGCAGCGATTAAAATATTCAAGGATAATGGCTTTAACGTTTTTGTGCATAACAAGGTGCCGCCGGGCGACGGCGGAATTTCTTTGGGGCAGGCACTTGTCAGTTATCACCGTGGCGGCATATAA
- the hypE gene encoding hydrogenase expression/formation protein HypE, whose amino-acid sequence MSYEVNRSCVLLAHGDGGLLSREMVRDVFLKYFSNPLLGQLSDAAVFQLKGEKVATTIDAFVVDPIFFPGGDIGKLAVCGTVNDLAVSGARPVYLSASFIIEEGLPIADLERIAAAMAEACAEAGVAIVAGDTKVVPRGHADKIFITTSGVGVVPDGLDLGYHRPEPGDVVIVNGGMGNHGLTVLAAREALGLEGGLKSDCAPLNHTIFQLLDGCPGVKLMRDLTRGGLASAAKEVAESCGMDVHIEEASVPVDREVRGAAEMLGLDPLYLANEGKFLAIVTAGESDRALELLQASPYGKGAVIIGEVRAGKGNVYLQTVLGGTKFLDLLAGAPLPRIC is encoded by the coding sequence ATGAGTTATGAGGTAAATCGTTCTTGCGTACTGTTGGCCCACGGGGACGGCGGATTATTATCCAGGGAAATGGTGCGGGATGTTTTTTTGAAATACTTCAGCAATCCACTGCTGGGACAGCTTTCGGATGCTGCCGTATTTCAGCTTAAAGGGGAAAAGGTGGCCACTACCATTGATGCCTTTGTGGTAGACCCGATATTTTTCCCCGGCGGTGACATCGGGAAACTGGCGGTTTGCGGCACGGTAAACGATCTTGCCGTCAGCGGAGCCCGCCCGGTTTATTTGAGCGCTTCTTTCATTATCGAAGAAGGGCTGCCCATAGCTGATCTGGAAAGGATAGCCGCGGCTATGGCCGAAGCCTGTGCTGAAGCCGGGGTGGCTATTGTGGCCGGGGATACCAAGGTAGTTCCCCGGGGCCACGCGGATAAAATTTTTATAACCACTTCGGGCGTCGGAGTTGTACCGGACGGGCTGGATCTGGGTTACCACAGACCCGAGCCCGGCGATGTGGTGATCGTTAACGGCGGCATGGGCAATCATGGCCTGACGGTGCTGGCCGCCCGGGAAGCTCTTGGTCTTGAGGGCGGGCTTAAAAGTGATTGCGCTCCGTTAAATCATACCATTTTTCAACTTCTGGACGGTTGTCCCGGGGTTAAACTGATGCGTGATCTAACCAGGGGTGGATTGGCCTCTGCCGCCAAAGAAGTAGCTGAATCGTGCGGTATGGACGTGCATATTGAGGAAGCCTCGGTGCCTGTGGACCGGGAGGTCAGGGGCGCGGCGGAAATGCTGGGCCTTGACCCTCTTTATCTGGCCAACGAGGGAAAATTCCTGGCTATAGTGACTGCCGGGGAATCCGACAGGGCCTTGGAACTTTTGCAGGCATCGCCTTACGGTAAAGGCGCCGTGATTATCGGCGAGGTCCGGGCGGGAAAGGGTAATGTTTATCTGCAAACTGTTCTGGGCGGAACCAAATTTTTGGACTTATTGGCCGGTGCTCCATTGCCCAGAATTTGTTGA
- the hypD gene encoding hydrogenase formation protein HypD, with amino-acid sequence MLERLNDPELGRKMLKLVREKAARAVDRLGRPAVLMEVCGTHTTAIARSGLRGLLKGLAELRSGPGCPVCVTAAGDIEAMIGLARIPGVTVATFGDMLRVPGRDSSLERERAAGARIKIVYSPADAVELAKNNPAGEVVFLGVGFETTAPLVALTIKQAADAGLDNFTVYAAHKIMPPALRSLLDSGDLNVDGLILPGHVCAVTGSEPFGFIGEDYGIPAVVAGFTLVDIIDAVNALLDKILLKDFRTGNNYRWVVKPEGNGEARRMLEDCFHTGDAAWRGLGMIKGSGLMIREELAAYDARNKFGLEASVVAEPPGCRCGELLRGLIVPTDCRLFGSRCTPTSPVGPCMVSSEGACAAYYRYERGEV; translated from the coding sequence GTGCTGGAGAGGCTGAATGACCCGGAGCTTGGTCGGAAGATGCTCAAGCTGGTCAGGGAAAAAGCGGCCCGCGCGGTAGACCGGCTGGGTCGGCCGGCTGTGCTGATGGAGGTTTGCGGCACACATACCACCGCTATTGCACGCTCGGGGCTGAGGGGCTTGCTTAAAGGACTGGCGGAACTGCGCAGCGGTCCGGGCTGTCCGGTGTGCGTAACGGCGGCGGGTGATATTGAGGCCATGATCGGTCTGGCCCGGATACCCGGCGTTACCGTGGCTACTTTTGGCGACATGCTCAGGGTTCCCGGCCGGGATTCCTCCCTGGAGAGGGAAAGGGCCGCCGGAGCGCGGATTAAGATTGTTTATTCACCTGCCGACGCAGTGGAACTGGCTAAAAACAACCCGGCCGGCGAGGTGGTTTTTCTCGGTGTTGGTTTTGAAACCACCGCTCCCCTGGTGGCCCTCACCATCAAACAGGCCGCGGATGCCGGTCTGGATAACTTTACCGTCTATGCCGCGCACAAAATAATGCCCCCGGCGCTGAGATCTTTGCTGGACAGCGGTGATCTGAATGTGGACGGCTTGATCCTGCCGGGGCATGTATGCGCTGTTACGGGTTCGGAGCCCTTTGGATTTATAGGTGAAGATTACGGCATACCGGCCGTTGTAGCGGGCTTCACCCTGGTGGATATTATTGATGCGGTAAATGCCCTGCTGGACAAAATATTGTTAAAAGACTTCCGGACCGGTAATAACTATCGCTGGGTGGTTAAACCGGAAGGCAACGGAGAGGCCCGCCGGATGTTGGAGGATTGTTTTCATACCGGCGATGCGGCCTGGCGGGGATTAGGCATGATTAAGGGCAGCGGGTTAATGATCAGGGAAGAACTGGCGGCGTATGATGCGCGAAATAAGTTCGGGCTGGAAGCTTCGGTAGTCGCTGAGCCGCCGGGCTGCCGCTGTGGCGAGCTGCTGCGCGGTTTAATTGTCCCCACCGATTGCAGGTTATTTGGCAGCCGGTGCACTCCAACTTCGCCTGTGGGGCCGTGCATGGTTTCTTCGGAGGGGGCCTGTGCCGCTTACTACCGTTACGAGCGCGGGGAGGTTTGA
- a CDS encoding HypC/HybG/HupF family hydrogenase formation chaperone: MCLGIPCRVVEVPEKQWAIIEAGGIRRKIGVHLVGDVSVGDYVMVHAGYAVEKLDLAEAEERIKLWEELLRFESAGEAE, encoded by the coding sequence ATGTGCTTGGGAATACCGTGCCGGGTGGTGGAAGTGCCGGAGAAACAGTGGGCGATTATTGAAGCGGGGGGCATCAGGCGGAAGATCGGTGTGCACTTGGTGGGAGACGTGTCCGTGGGGGATTATGTAATGGTCCATGCGGGCTACGCGGTAGAAAAGCTGGATTTGGCCGAGGCCGAGGAAAGGATTAAATTATGGGAGGAGCTCTTACGTTTTGAAAGTGCTGGAGAGGCTGAATGA
- the hypB gene encoding hydrogenase nickel incorporation protein HypB — MKIIVGRDLLLANNDQAGVNRVLFKQSKVVAINLISSPGSGKTTLMEKTAGMLAGRLKIGVVVGDLYTERDAVRIEKAGAAAVQINTEGLCHLTADMVYRALQEMPPEELDVLFIENVGNLVCPAAFDLGEQMKVAVLSVTEGIDKPSKYPTIFREAGAVVISKEDLLPYTDFDLDTCLAELKEINDQLKIFITSAKTGLGLNEWCSWLESLAGAE; from the coding sequence GTGAAAATTATTGTGGGCAGAGACCTTCTGCTGGCCAATAACGATCAGGCCGGAGTGAACCGGGTATTATTCAAGCAAAGTAAAGTTGTGGCCATTAATTTAATCAGCTCGCCCGGGTCCGGTAAAACAACCCTGATGGAAAAAACCGCCGGGATGTTGGCCGGCCGGCTAAAAATCGGGGTTGTGGTGGGAGACTTATATACCGAGCGCGATGCCGTGCGCATTGAAAAAGCCGGCGCCGCCGCGGTGCAGATTAACACCGAGGGGCTGTGTCACCTTACCGCCGACATGGTTTACCGGGCGCTGCAGGAAATGCCGCCGGAGGAATTGGATGTGCTGTTTATTGAAAACGTCGGCAACCTGGTGTGCCCGGCTGCTTTTGATCTGGGGGAACAGATGAAGGTTGCGGTTTTAAGTGTCACCGAGGGTATCGACAAACCGTCCAAGTATCCGACTATTTTCAGAGAGGCCGGGGCTGTGGTGATCAGCAAAGAAGACTTGCTGCCCTATACTGATTTTGATTTGGATACTTGTCTTGCCGAGTTAAAAGAAATAAACGATCAGTTAAAAATATTTATCACTTCGGCTAAAACCGGCCTTGGTTTGAATGAATGGTGTTCCTGGCTGGAATCTTTGGCGGGGGCTGAATAA
- the hypA gene encoding hydrogenase maturation nickel metallochaperone HypA, whose protein sequence is MHELSLIQALIETVAHSAVENDIAKVNTVKIVVGEVYGALPDALDFAFRVLTKDTVCEGAVLEIDKTPLVLKCGACGSEYQPDEINWKCPACGAGGVTAISGKELYVDYYEGD, encoded by the coding sequence GTGCATGAGCTGTCTTTAATTCAGGCACTTATTGAAACTGTTGCCCACAGTGCCGTCGAAAATGATATTGCCAAAGTGAATACGGTCAAAATAGTGGTGGGAGAAGTATACGGCGCTTTGCCGGATGCCCTTGATTTTGCTTTCCGGGTGCTTACCAAAGACACGGTCTGCGAGGGCGCCGTGCTGGAAATTGATAAAACTCCTCTTGTGCTGAAGTGCGGGGCATGCGGCAGTGAATATCAACCCGATGAGATTAACTGGAAATGCCCTGCTTGCGGCGCGGGTGGCGTCACGGCTATAAGCGGCAAAGAATTATATGTCGACTATTACGAGGGAGATTAA
- a CDS encoding hydrogenase maturation protease, producing the protein MKTILLGIGNPVLTDDSVGIKVAEQLSGLVDTRMLTTTGFDVIDAVLGYERALIIDGVCSGAKPGTILELNTRELMTDLEFSGTHNLHLGAALDLGYRLFSREMPSEIIIFAVEVQDVVSFSTRCTPAVEAAIPELVQRVRAVLEN; encoded by the coding sequence ATGAAAACTATATTATTAGGCATCGGCAATCCCGTATTAACCGATGATTCGGTAGGCATTAAGGTGGCGGAGCAGTTAAGCGGCCTCGTGGACACCCGTATGCTTACCACCACGGGTTTTGATGTTATTGACGCGGTTTTGGGCTACGAAAGGGCATTAATCATCGACGGTGTTTGTTCGGGCGCGAAGCCGGGCACAATACTGGAATTAAACACGCGCGAATTAATGACGGACCTGGAGTTTTCAGGCACTCATAATCTGCACCTGGGCGCGGCTCTGGATCTGGGTTACCGTTTATTCAGCCGTGAAATGCCGTCGGAGATTATAATTTTTGCCGTTGAAGTGCAGGACGTGGTCAGTTTCAGCACGCGCTGCACCCCGGCTGTGGAAGCGGCCATACCGGAGCTGGTGCAAAGGGTGAGGGCCGTGCTGGAAAATTAA
- a CDS encoding Ni/Fe hydrogenase subunit alpha has translation MKRIEINPMTRLEGHGKISIFLNDEGNVDNAFFQTVELRGYERFLRGMPIEEVPRTVSTICGVCRGVHYTASVKAADAVYNVAPTPTARKIRELFLNAHYVEDHCAILYALGFPDFVVGPTASPAVRNLIGLIEIVGEQTGRAVLKKRRSAVRIMEILGGRPLHAVAAVPGGWSKRISEEERQEILELSRDLVELGQMTLQVFEDVVLKNKQFMELVLGDMYKVVCNYVGTVDEQDKLQYYDGIHKIVDPAGKEIGRFQGKEYLDYIAERVLPWSYQKMPYLKKAGWQDIADGDNTSLYCVGPLARYNIGSGFDTPLAQEAYEKMKETLPPGPVHNIMVYHWARAVELLNAAEKVRQLAEDESITAPDIRTPLGEAVGEGVGIIEAVRGLLIHHYKTDSRGIVEDCNLIVATTHNKGPINVAIRRAADHFIKDGKVDEGILNMVEMAYRPYDLCLACATHALPGRSPLQINIYDAQGKIYETMQNF, from the coding sequence TTGAAGCGAATTGAAATAAATCCAATGACAAGGCTTGAGGGACACGGTAAAATAAGTATCTTTCTGAATGATGAAGGCAACGTGGATAATGCTTTTTTTCAGACCGTCGAGCTCAGGGGCTACGAGCGCTTTTTGAGAGGCATGCCCATTGAAGAGGTGCCCCGCACTGTTTCCACTATCTGTGGTGTTTGCCGGGGGGTACACTATACCGCTTCGGTAAAGGCCGCGGATGCTGTTTATAATGTTGCGCCCACGCCGACAGCCAGAAAAATAAGAGAGCTGTTTTTAAACGCTCACTATGTGGAAGACCACTGTGCCATTTTATACGCGCTGGGCTTTCCTGATTTCGTAGTCGGCCCCACGGCCAGCCCCGCGGTGCGTAATTTAATCGGTTTAATTGAAATTGTAGGAGAACAGACCGGTCGTGCCGTGTTGAAAAAACGCCGCAGCGCCGTGAGGATTATGGAGATACTGGGCGGCCGTCCCCTGCATGCCGTGGCCGCGGTTCCCGGCGGTTGGTCCAAAAGAATATCGGAGGAAGAACGGCAGGAGATTTTGGAGCTGTCCCGGGATCTGGTGGAATTGGGGCAAATGACTCTGCAAGTGTTTGAAGATGTAGTGCTTAAGAACAAGCAGTTTATGGAACTCGTCCTGGGTGATATGTATAAAGTGGTTTGCAATTATGTGGGTACGGTGGATGAACAGGATAAATTGCAATACTACGACGGCATCCATAAAATAGTCGACCCGGCCGGGAAGGAAATAGGGCGTTTTCAGGGTAAAGAATACCTGGATTATATTGCGGAAAGGGTATTGCCCTGGAGCTATCAAAAAATGCCCTATTTAAAAAAAGCCGGCTGGCAGGATATTGCCGACGGTGACAATACTTCCCTGTACTGCGTAGGGCCGTTGGCCAGGTATAATATAGGCAGTGGCTTTGATACGCCTCTGGCTCAGGAAGCTTACGAAAAAATGAAAGAGACGCTGCCTCCGGGGCCGGTGCATAATATAATGGTGTATCACTGGGCTAGGGCGGTGGAATTGTTAAATGCCGCGGAAAAAGTGCGGCAGCTGGCTGAGGATGAGAGCATTACCGCACCGGACATTCGCACTCCGCTGGGTGAGGCGGTAGGAGAAGGTGTCGGCATTATCGAAGCTGTGCGGGGATTGTTAATCCATCACTATAAAACAGACAGCCGGGGTATTGTGGAGGACTGCAATCTTATCGTGGCCACCACCCACAATAAGGGCCCCATTAATGTGGCGATCCGCAGGGCCGCAGATCATTTCATCAAAGACGGCAAGGTGGACGAGGGTATATTGAATATGGTGGAGATGGCCTATCGTCCCTACGATCTTTGCCTGGCCTGCGCCACCCATGCGTTGCCCGGCAGGTCGCCGCTGCAAATTAATATTTATGACGCTCAGGGCAAAATCTATGAAACTATGCAAAACTTTTAA
- a CDS encoding F420-nonreducing hydrogenase, translated as MPEKVKLAYLLAGGCAGCDMAVVDLSETLLDVLPQLEIVFWAPTVADVKYKDLEAMPDGSIDVGLVAGMVRLSEQEHMVKVMRRKCKTLIALGICASMGGIPGMANMHSKKEIFDTAYFDTFSTDNPEGVVPRTNCLVDGKYELTLPDFYEKVRSVASVVDVDYLTGGCPPHHSFIGAALTAVLEGKLPPRGSWLTGGKAVCDVCKRNPALQGKERELIQDIKRVTDGEPEQDKCLLQEGYICLGPVTQGDCNAQCPNVNMPCRGCGGPIPGVKDFGLRAVSAIAASMTDEKLVDKIDCPAKLFYRYSLPSSILGGKLK; from the coding sequence ATGCCTGAAAAGGTAAAATTAGCTTATCTGCTGGCCGGCGGCTGTGCCGGCTGTGATATGGCAGTGGTGGACCTTTCCGAAACTTTATTGGATGTACTGCCTCAATTGGAAATAGTATTCTGGGCGCCCACAGTGGCGGACGTTAAATATAAGGACCTCGAGGCTATGCCCGACGGCAGTATTGATGTGGGACTGGTAGCCGGTATGGTCAGGCTCAGCGAGCAGGAACACATGGTTAAAGTAATGCGCCGCAAATGCAAAACATTGATTGCCCTGGGTATTTGCGCCTCTATGGGCGGCATTCCGGGGATGGCCAATATGCACAGCAAAAAAGAAATATTTGATACCGCTTACTTTGATACATTTAGTACCGATAATCCGGAAGGAGTTGTTCCGCGGACAAACTGCCTTGTAGACGGCAAATATGAGCTGACCCTGCCTGATTTCTATGAAAAAGTACGCTCTGTTGCCTCGGTGGTGGACGTGGATTATCTTACCGGGGGCTGTCCGCCGCACCATTCCTTTATCGGCGCCGCGCTGACGGCGGTGCTGGAAGGCAAACTGCCGCCCCGGGGCTCCTGGCTGACCGGGGGCAAGGCGGTATGTGATGTTTGTAAGCGCAACCCCGCCCTGCAAGGCAAGGAAAGGGAATTGATCCAGGACATTAAGAGGGTGACGGACGGTGAGCCCGAGCAGGATAAGTGCCTGCTGCAGGAGGGCTATATCTGCCTGGGGCCGGTAACCCAGGGTGACTGTAACGCCCAGTGCCCCAATGTCAATATGCCCTGCCGCGGCTGCGGCGGCCCCATTCCGGGAGTGAAGGATTTCGGCTTGCGGGCTGTAAGCGCTATTGCCGCGTCTATGACCGATGAAAAATTGGTTGATAAGATTGACTGTCCGGCCAAACTGTTTTACCGTTATTCTTTGCCTTCGTCCATTCTGGGCGGAAAGCTGAAGTAA
- a CDS encoding hydrogenase iron-sulfur subunit yields the protein MAMSDWKPNIIVFACNWCTYQGADLAGSLRYKYPSSINIIRVPCSGALEAEYIVEALNKGADGVLVGGCHPGDCHYKEGNYKALRRFNLLHKLLEDMGVEPERVRLEWISGSEGKRFAEVMNDFDAVIRKLGPNPRGRNGNA from the coding sequence ATGGCAATGTCTGATTGGAAGCCCAATATTATAGTTTTTGCTTGTAACTGGTGCACCTATCAGGGCGCTGATTTGGCCGGCAGTCTCAGGTATAAATACCCCAGCAGCATTAACATCATTCGGGTGCCCTGCAGTGGCGCCCTTGAGGCGGAGTATATCGTGGAGGCTTTAAATAAAGGCGCCGACGGAGTACTGGTCGGCGGGTGCCACCCCGGTGACTGCCATTACAAAGAAGGTAACTATAAAGCACTGCGGCGCTTCAATTTACTGCATAAATTGCTGGAAGATATGGGGGTTGAACCTGAGAGGGTCAGGCTGGAATGGATATCCGGGTCCGAGGGCAAACGTTTTGCCGAGGTGATGAATGACTTTGACGCTGTCATCCGGAAGTTGGGCCCCAACCCCAGGGGGAGGAATGGAAATGCCTGA
- a CDS encoding CoB--CoM heterodisulfide reductase iron-sulfur subunit B family protein, whose product MKVGFFIGCNTAFNRPDLEQAVRFSFPLLGVELDDLEGQSCCPSWGTMPSVDLAGWSAVSARNLCLAEEKDLDIVTVCGSCYGSLGEVRHKLQNDPSLKEKVNAILKGSGRNYRGTADVYQSVGYLCQNIGLDKIKQSLKYSLAGLKVALQPGCHSLWPSEIYPDREEDSFHPHMLGDMCRALGAEVVDYSRLTDCCGMGGMRSADMGKSFDLLTVKLNSIKEEADPDLIVTGCSSCLIQMDTAQLPLNKDKKINFTIPVLHYMQLLALCLGAEPQKVAGLAKNDVGAVINKIRGDGNV is encoded by the coding sequence ATGAAAGTAGGATTTTTTATCGGCTGCAATACTGCGTTTAACCGCCCTGATCTAGAGCAGGCGGTGCGTTTTTCCTTCCCTTTGCTGGGAGTGGAATTAGATGATCTGGAAGGCCAGTCCTGCTGTCCTTCCTGGGGTACCATGCCGTCGGTGGATTTGGCGGGCTGGAGTGCTGTAAGCGCCCGGAATCTGTGTCTGGCGGAGGAGAAAGACCTGGATATTGTTACGGTTTGCGGCAGTTGCTACGGCTCGTTGGGAGAAGTCAGGCACAAACTGCAAAACGACCCGTCTCTGAAAGAAAAAGTTAACGCTATATTAAAAGGTTCGGGCAGAAATTACCGGGGCACTGCCGATGTCTATCAGTCGGTGGGCTATCTCTGTCAAAATATAGGGCTGGATAAAATTAAACAATCCCTCAAATATAGCCTGGCAGGATTGAAAGTTGCCCTGCAGCCCGGCTGTCACAGCCTTTGGCCCAGTGAAATATATCCGGACCGTGAGGAAGACAGCTTTCACCCCCATATGCTGGGGGATATGTGCCGGGCCCTGGGCGCCGAGGTGGTTGACTACAGCCGGCTTACCGACTGCTGCGGCATGGGGGGCATGAGAAGCGCGGATATGGGCAAATCCTTTGATCTTCTAACCGTGAAGCTTAACTCCATCAAGGAAGAAGCTGATCCGGATTTGATCGTTACCGGCTGCAGTTCCTGTTTGATTCAAATGGATACCGCTCAGCTGCCGCTGAATAAAGACAAAAAGATTAATTTCACCATACCGGTGCTGCATTATATGCAGCTGCTGGCCCTTTGCCTGGGCGCGGAGCCGCAAAAGGTGGCCGGGCTGGCTAAAAACGATGTCGGCGCGGTAATAAATAAGATCCGGGGGGATGGCAATGTCTGA
- a CDS encoding 4Fe-4S dicluster domain-containing protein — translation MINGSAEIVYDLSAGDPGFIAEIKEMGGEELLECIQCGKCASVCPMALAGFPIFNKKLIQAIFFGARDILLDDSSIWACQSCNRCTEICPRDVRPFEIILAMRRVAVRELAIPTLSIEGLKSLYDVGHAVYLRDAGQTRLKVGLPETPPTVLASPEALKEIQAILDQTDLREIGLFPMQGNGMADASEV, via the coding sequence TTGATTAATGGATCTGCTGAGATAGTCTATGATCTGTCTGCCGGTGACCCCGGATTTATAGCGGAAATTAAAGAAATGGGCGGCGAGGAACTGCTTGAATGCATTCAGTGCGGCAAGTGCGCATCGGTATGTCCCATGGCTTTGGCCGGTTTTCCTATCTTTAACAAGAAGTTGATTCAGGCTATCTTTTTTGGAGCCAGGGATATACTCCTGGACGATTCCTCCATCTGGGCCTGCCAGTCTTGCAATCGCTGTACGGAAATCTGCCCCAGGGACGTCAGACCCTTTGAGATAATCTTGGCCATGCGCCGGGTAGCGGTGCGGGAATTAGCCATACCGACCTTGTCTATCGAAGGTTTGAAATCTCTTTATGATGTGGGACACGCGGTGTATCTAAGAGATGCCGGGCAAACCAGGCTAAAGGTGGGCCTGCCGGAAACTCCCCCCACCGTATTGGCTTCTCCGGAAGCACTTAAAGAAATACAGGCCATTTTGGACCAGACCGACCTGAGGGAAATCGGATTATTCCCTATGCAGGGCAATGGAATGGCTGATGCTAGTGAGGTGTAG